A stretch of the Sesamum indicum cultivar Zhongzhi No. 13 unplaced genomic scaffold, S_indicum_v1.0 scaffold00186, whole genome shotgun sequence genome encodes the following:
- the LOC105179661 gene encoding probable glucan endo-1,3-beta-glucosidase A6, protein MCSVRLIFRRIFTHPSHYTHTHSSVRFLQHFAIAIVAISSKMYTKKAANTVIFAFSLSYILACSCALSSEKIGINYGRLGNNLPSPYQTITLLNSMEAGHVKLYDANPEVLKLLSGTDLHVSIMVTNEQISGIAANQSKADLWVQENVVAYYPSTKIRFVLVGNEVFSYNDLKMWHDLVPAMRNIKRSLSIRDIHNVKVSTAIAMETLESSFPPSSGKFRSDIPGEVILPLLKFLNGTKSFLFLDVYTYFPWSLDPTNMNLDFALLKDGNETYQDPESCLIYKNLLDQMLDSVIFAMGKYGFDNILLAISETGWPHAGDIDQPGANAYNAATYNRNLVMKMTSNPPLGTPARPGIEILTFIFSLYDENQKPGPGTERHWGLLSNNGKPTYEVDLTGTRPETSYAILPKPSNNHPYKGKLWCVADSRASLTDLGPALDFACGQGNGTCNELAPGKGCYQPVSISAHASYAFSSYWAKFRNAGAVCYFDGLAVQTTTDPSHGSCQFPSVLL, encoded by the exons atgtgtagcGTTCGTCTAATTTTTCGCAGAATATTCACACACCCCTcacactacacacacacacactcttcTGTCAGATTCTTACAACATTTTGCTATAGCGATTGTTGCGATCAGTTCAAAGATGTACACAAAGAAAGCCGCAAATACTGTGATTTTTGCCTTCTCCTTGTCTTATATCCTTGCTTGCTCAT GTGCATTGAGTTCAGAGAAGATTGGCATAAACTACGGCCGCCTTGGGAACAACTTACCATCTCCTTACCAAACGATCACACTTCTCAACTCCATGGAAGCCGGGCACGTGAAGCTCTACGATGCCAACCCTGAAGTCCTAAAACTCTTATCAGGGACAGACCTCCATGTTTCAATCATGGTCACCAATGAGCAAATTTCCGGCATTGCTGCAAACCAGTCGAAGGCGGACCTATGGGTGCAAGAAAATGTCGTGGCCTACTACCCGAGTACTAAGATCCGGTTCGTTCTAGTAGGAAATGAAGTTTTCAGCTATAATGATCTGAAAATGTGGCATGATCTGGTACCAGCAATGAGAAATATCAAGAGATCTTTGAGTATTAGAGACATTCACAATGTTAAAGTCAGCACGGCGATAGCCATGGAAACATTGGAATCAAGTTTCCCACCTTCAAGTGGGAAATTCAGGTCAGATATACCGGGTGAGGTGATCCTACCATTGTTGAAATTCTTGAATGGGACAAAATCGTTTTTGTTCCTTGATGTATACACTTACTTCCCATGGTCTTTGGATCCGACGAACATGAACTTGGATTTTGCATTGCTGAAGGATGGAAATGAGACATACCAGGATCCTGAGAGTTGCTTGATTTACAAAAATCTCCTGGACCAAATGCTTGATTCTGTCATCTTTGCCATGGGTAAATACGGGTTTGACAACATTTTGTTAGCCATATCAGAGACCGGTTGGCCTCACGCTGGCGACATTGATCAACCAGGTGCAAATGCCTACAATGCAGCAACTTACAACCGTAATCTTGTAATGAAAATGACATCTAATCCACCTCTTGGGACACCTGCTAGACCTGGGATTGAGATTCTGACCTTCATATTCTCTTTATACGATGAAAATCAGAAGCCAGGGCCTGGAACAGAAAGGCACTGGGGACTGCTGAGTAACAACGGAAAGCCAACTTATGAG GTGGACTTAACCGGGACACGCCCTGAAACAAGCTACGCTATTTTGCCAAAGCCTTCAAACAACCACCCGTACAAAGGGAAGTTATGGTGCGTGGCGGACAGCAGGGCGAGCCTGACGGATTTGGGGCCAGCTTTGGATTTTGCATGTGGACAGGGCAACGGAACTTGCAATGAGCTTGCTCCAGGAAAAGGTTGCTACCAGCCGGTGTCAATCAGTGCACATGCAAGCTATGCATTTAGCTCATATTGGGCTAAGTTTAGGAATGCTGGTGCGGTTTGTTACTTCGATGGCCTTGCAGTTCAGACCACCACAGACCCCA GTCATGGATCATGCCAATTCCCAAGTGTGCTGCTCTGA